The Medicago truncatula cultivar Jemalong A17 chromosome 7, MtrunA17r5.0-ANR, whole genome shotgun sequence genome includes the window TGCTAGTAGATACATCTCTATGCACTATTGGAGCAGTACAATCATGATGAAGATATGAAAGAGCAAATGCAATTCCTTTAACAGTGCTAATCCTTTTTCTCCAATTGAATTCCACAGCTTCTACATCGTCATACAAGACAGTGAACAAGCTTCCTCTCTCCATGTACTGATAGATCAAAAACATGATTCTCTTGTGCAAGCAGAATCCATGAAGCTTCACAATATGTCGGTGCTTTATTTCTGTCAATATTCTCACTTCATTTCTGAAACTCTCATCAAAAGATGGAACGTCTGCTTCATAGCCATGAAGTTTCTTTAAGGCGACAACCTTGCCACATGGTAATTGTGCCTTGTAAACACTTCCATATGCTCCGGTTCCAATGCAATATCTCATGTCAAAGTCTTCTGTTGCTTTAATAATGTCATCAAATGCTATTTTTCCGTCATAGTTCCATACACAAAACAAATCCccatttgttgttgttgttgttgttgttgttattgcatGCTTGTTCTTAACAGAGGTATGACGAAATTTGAAGCATATGATAAGTGATAAGGCTAAGATTAGAATAATAAGGATAGGAAGAGCAATGAAAACATAATGCTTTACTTTATTACTTTTCTTTGGAGGTAGACAAGTTTGGAATTCGAAGTATATTTTCTTGTATGGAATGTTGCTACATAAATCCTTGTTCCCTATTACTCTATAAGGATCAACACAATTTGGAATGGGACCCCTTAAATAATTTTGGGAAATGTTtataaaattaacattacaaATAGAATGGGGAATTGTTCCAGTGAGATTATTATGGCTTAAAAGAAGTTGTCGAAAATTTCCAATCATGGATGGGATTTCACCACTAATGAGGTTGTAACTGAGGTCAATGGAAGTTTTGTAATTTGTCAATGTAAAAAAATCGGAAGGAAGGTAACCAATGAGTGAGTTGTGAGAAATGTCAAGGGTTTCTAATAGAGGGATATTTGTTAAGGAAATTGGAAAGGTTCCTCCGATGGAGTTGTTTTTTAACATCAACACTTGCAACTTTTTTAATTGACCGAAGTTAGGTGGAAGGATACCTGTGAGAAAATTATATGCAATATCAATGTATACTAATTTTGTGAGATTTGTAAGAGAAATAGGCAAGTTTCCATTGAGTCTATTGTGAGATAGATTTAATGTAGTGATATTTTTCAAGAACACTAACTCAAGAGGAATGGAACCTTGAATGTAATTGCTAGAGATGTCAAGGTCTTCTAATTGTTTTAGATTTCCTAGTGAAGAAGGTATCTCACCTTTGAATCTATTGTTAGATAGATCTAAGAAAGTGAGATTTTTCAGCAACCACAGTTCAGGAGGGATGGAACCTTGAATAAAGTTAAAAGAGATGTCTAGGTAATTTAATTGCCTAAGATTATCTATTGAAGGAGGTAGCTGACCTTTAAGATAATTGTGAGACAAATCAAGATGAGTGAGTTTGGAAAGGTGACCAATTTCTTTTGGAATAGTCCCATCTAGGTCACTTCCACTTATAACAAGGCTTTCTAAATTGTTAAAAGCAGAATAGTTGAGAGTAGACAAGTTGGGTGTTGCAAGTTTGCTTCCCCAGTCTATTTTGATTGCTTTTATGCTTCCAGCGTCGTTGCAAAATATATCATCCCAAGTACAACGATCAGAGATGTTGAAGCATGCTTCAGACGTGTTCCACCATCCACTATTTAATATTGC containing:
- the LOC25497449 gene encoding probable leucine-rich repeat receptor-like protein kinase At1g35710, which codes for MWIAFLTICGLIIGTQSSATVTSQLQMEANAILNSGWWNTSEACFNISDRCTWDDIFCNDAGSIKAIKIDWGSKLATPNLSTLNYSAFNNLESLVISGSDLDGTIPKEIGHLSKLTHLDLSHNYLKGQLPPSIDNLRQLNYLDISFNFIQGSIPPELWLLKNLTFLDLSNNRFKGEIPSSLGNLKQLEDLDISSNYIQGSIPLELVFLKNITTLNLSHNRLNGNLPISLTNLTKLVYIDIAYNFLTGILPPNFGQLKKLQVLMLKNNSIGGTFPISLTNIPLLETLDISHNSLIGYLPSDFFTLTNYKTSIDLSYNLISGEIPSMIGNFRQLLLSHNNLTGTIPHSICNVNFINISQNYLRGPIPNCVDPYRVIGNKDLCSNIPYKKIYFEFQTCLPPKKSNKVKHYVFIALPILIILILALSLIICFKFRHTSVKNKHAITTTTTTTTNGDLFCVWNYDGKIAFDDIIKATEDFDMRYCIGTGAYGSVYKAQLPCGKVVALKKLHGYEADVPSFDESFRNEVRILTEIKHRHIVKLHGFCLHKRIMFLIYQYMERGSLFTVLYDDVEAVEFNWRKRISTVKGIAFALSYLHHDCTAPIVHRDVSTSNILLNSEWKASVSDFGTARFLQYDSSNRTIVAGTIGYIAPELAYTMAVNEKCDVYSFGVVALETLVGKHPEDILASLQSPSTQSIKLCQVLDQRIPLPNNEIVIRDIIQVAVVAFACLNLNPRSRPTMKCVSESFATELTPLKTLLSEISLQQLLSQELKALFHIVNH